Proteins encoded together in one Pongo abelii isolate AG06213 chromosome 8, NHGRI_mPonAbe1-v2.0_pri, whole genome shotgun sequence window:
- the SPAG6 gene encoding sperm-associated antigen 6, which translates to MSQRQVLQGVMSLLRTLLLDVVPTIQQTAALALGRLANYNDDLAEAVVKCDILPQLVYSLAEQNRFYKKAAAFVLRAVGKHSPQLAQAIVDCGALDTLVICLEDFDPGVKEAAAWALRYIARHNAELSQAVVDAGAVPLLVLCIQEPEIALKRIAASALSDIAKHSPELAQTVVDAGAVAHLAQMILNPDAKLKHQILSALSQVSKHSVDLAEMVVEAEIFPVVLTCLKDKDEYVKKNASTLIREIAKHTPELSQLVVNAGGVAAVIDCIGSCKGNTRLPGIMMLGYVAAHSENLAMAVIISKGVPQLSVCLSEEPEDHIKAAAAWALGQIGRHTPEHARAVAVTNALPVLLSLYMSTESSEDLQVKFWE; encoded by the exons GTGTAATGTCTTTGCTGAGAACTCTTCTTCTGGACGTGGTCCCAACAATTCAACAGACTGCTGCTTTGGCTCTTGGGAGACTGGCCAATTACAATGATGACCTAGCAGAAGCTGTTGTGAAGTGCGACATTCTTCCACAGCTTGTTTATTCATTGGCAGAACAGaat CGCTTCTACAAGAAAGCAGCTGCCTTTGTGTTACGAGCAGTTGGTAAACATTCTCCCCAGCTAGCTCAGGCAATAGTCGATTGTGGAGCACTGGATACGCTGGTCATATGCTTGGAAGATTTTGACCCTGGAGTCAAGGAGGCTGCAGCCTGGGCACTTAGATATATTGCAAGACATAATGCAG AACTGTCACAAGCTGTGGTGGATGCAGGAGCTGTTCCTCTTTTAGTACTCTGTATCCAGGAGCCAGAAATTGCTTTGAAAAGGATTGCTGCTTCGGCCCTCAGTGATATTGCAAAGCATTCTCCAGAGTTAGCACAGACAGTAGTGGATGCGGGAGCTGTTGCTCACCTAGCCCAGATGATCCTGAACCCTGATGCTAAATTGAAG CATCAGATCCTTTCAGCTCTCAGTCAGGTTTCAAAACATTCCGTGGATCTGGCAGAAATGGTTGTTGAAGCAGAGATTTTTCCAGTTGTACTTACCTGTCTGAAGGACAAGGATGAATACGTGAAGAAAAATGCTTCTACTTTAATTAGAGAGATTGCAAAACATACACCCGAG CTTTCACAGCTGGTAGTTAACGCAGGAGGGGTTGCTGCCGTGATTGACTGCATTGGGTCCTGCAAAGGGAACACACGGCTGCCTGGCATCATGATGCTTGGTTATGTAGCAGCTCATTCTGAGAACCTAGCAATGGCAGTCATCATTTCTAAG GGTGTACCCCAGTTGTCAGTCTGCTTGTCAGAAGAACCGGAAGATCATATTAAGGCTGCAGCTGCTTGGGCCTTAGGACAGATTGGAAGACACACTCCTGAACACGCACGGGCTGTTGCAGTCACAAATGCTTTGCCAGTTCTGCTTTCTTTGTACATGTCAACAGAAAGTTCTGAGGATCTCCAAGTAAAA TTTTGGGAATAA